In a single window of the Campylobacter hyointestinalis subsp. lawsonii genome:
- a CDS encoding agmatine deiminase family protein — MIKTYAEWDDQELILLSIPHVNTDWKPYLDDILKSYENLVRVISKYQKVLLIAPNTSDFVRFSKFKNVEFLRIDTNDTWIRDYGAIDVLDGAKTISYDFKFNAWGSKFDSILDNAVNKKLFETLKGELRSIQLILEGGSIEFNGDGVMLTTSKCLLNDNRNKLKKEELQKKLIDLFGLNKIIWLNHGFIKGDDTDSHIDTLARFISKDTVAYAACDDESDEHFGELNLMKDELEKSGFNLLALPIPKPLFYEGRRLAATYCNFIFINGALIVPTYGDEKADKFALRALQNALPNLDVIGVDSSVFVRQNGSLHCSSQNRFKGVR, encoded by the coding sequence ATGATAAAAACTTACGCAGAATGGGACGATCAAGAGTTAATACTTCTTAGCATTCCACATGTTAATACAGACTGGAAGCCATATCTTGATGATATTTTAAAGTCATATGAAAACTTAGTAAGAGTCATTTCCAAATATCAAAAAGTGCTTTTAATAGCCCCAAATACAAGCGATTTTGTTAGATTTTCTAAATTTAAAAATGTAGAGTTTTTACGTATAGATACGAATGATACTTGGATAAGAGATTATGGTGCTATCGATGTTTTAGATGGAGCTAAAACTATAAGCTATGATTTTAAATTTAATGCGTGGGGCTCTAAATTTGATAGTATTTTAGATAATGCTGTAAATAAAAAGCTTTTTGAGACTCTAAAAGGCGAACTAAGAAGCATTCAGCTCATCTTAGAGGGTGGAAGCATCGAATTTAATGGCGATGGAGTAATGCTAACTACTAGCAAATGCCTACTAAATGACAATAGAAACAAGCTTAAAAAAGAAGAGTTGCAAAAAAAGCTAATTGATCTTTTTGGATTAAATAAAATAATCTGGCTAAATCACGGATTTATAAAAGGCGATGACACAGATAGCCATATTGATACCTTAGCGAGATTTATCTCAAAAGACACAGTAGCTTACGCCGCCTGTGATGATGAGAGTGATGAGCATTTTGGTGAGTTAAATTTGATGAAAGATGAGCTTGAAAAGAGTGGTTTTAACCTTTTAGCACTTCCTATCCCAAAACCATTATTTTATGAAGGTCGCAGACTAGCAGCGACGTATTGCAATTTTATCTTTATAAATGGAGCTCTTATAGTGCCGACATATGGAGATGAAAAAGCAGATAAATTTGCATTAAGAGCGTTACAAAATGCTTTACCAAATTTAGACGTGATCGGCGTAGATAGTAGTGTTTTTGTGCGTCAAAATGGCTCACTTCACTGCTCTAGTCAAAACAGATTTAAGGGCGTAAGATGA
- a CDS encoding M48 family metallopeptidase, with protein MAVVSSSLKFGKFSVTINYKPVKYLRLKVTQNGDISISAPFFTSKTNILNLLNKNESWLENTLAKIKSKDDKIKFLGNAYELKFDENIKEVLVLDTQIIASSKAQFDKFLYLKAKEIFQKYIEFYQPKIPRQVTHVSIKKMSSRWGSCNSKKGYINLNLNLIAKDERFIEYVVLHEMAHLIYPHHQKSFYDFIQGLMPDYKIREKM; from the coding sequence ATGGCAGTCGTATCGTCTAGTTTAAAATTTGGTAAATTTAGCGTAACTATAAACTATAAACCTGTAAAATACCTACGTCTAAAAGTCACTCAAAATGGTGATATAAGTATATCTGCTCCATTTTTTACATCAAAAACAAATATCTTAAATTTACTTAATAAAAACGAAAGTTGGCTAGAAAATACACTCGCAAAAATAAAATCCAAAGACGATAAGATTAAATTTTTAGGAAACGCTTATGAGCTTAAATTTGATGAAAATATCAAAGAAGTTTTGGTTTTAGATACTCAAATTATAGCTTCTTCTAAAGCGCAGTTTGATAAATTTCTATACTTAAAAGCCAAAGAAATATTTCAAAAATACATAGAGTTTTATCAACCAAAAATACCTAGACAAGTAACTCACGTAAGCATTAAAAAAATGAGTTCTCGCTGGGGTAGTTGCAACTCCAAAAAAGGATATATAAACTTAAATTTAAATTTGATAGCAAAAGATGAACGCTTTATTGAGTATGTCGTACTTCACGAGATGGCGCATCTCATTTATCCTCATCACCAAAAGAGCTTTTATGATTTCATACAAGGCTTAATGCCAGATTATAAAATAAGAGAAAAAATGTAG
- the gltS gene encoding sodium/glutamate symporter, which produces METINVDSYSTLVVMVLVLLLGAFVIKRVKFLRVYNIPEPVVGGIIAAILFLCLYSFSGISLKFDSSLKDPLMLAFFSSIGLLADFTSLKKGGKKLVIFLFVISGLLILQNVVGIGVALGLGENPLIGLLSGSVTMSGGHGTGGAWANEFIKAPYNFSAAYEVAMASATFGLIAGGIIGGPVAKYLIQKNNLQTPNIHEESNTTPILNFESPQKTKLITQESFIRSLALIALCLYIGNFVAEHIKSLNIGFTLPTFVYCLFTGVILRNLIQALKIHEVFDREISVIGNVSLSLFLAFALMTINLWQLVSLALPILTILVAQVALMVAYAVFITFRVCGKDYDAAVLAAGHCGFGLGATPTAMVNMQTVTNNYGMSHMAFIIVPLCGAFFIDLVNALVINGFLGFLG; this is translated from the coding sequence TTGGAAACGATAAACGTTGATTCATACTCTACTCTTGTAGTTATGGTGCTTGTTTTGTTACTCGGAGCTTTTGTTATAAAAAGAGTGAAATTTTTGCGAGTTTATAATATCCCAGAGCCTGTCGTAGGCGGTATCATCGCAGCAATTTTATTTTTATGTCTTTATAGTTTTAGCGGTATTTCGCTTAAATTTGATAGCTCACTCAAAGATCCGCTTATGTTAGCGTTTTTTTCTAGCATAGGGCTTTTAGCAGACTTTACGTCACTTAAAAAAGGTGGCAAAAAATTAGTCATATTTTTATTTGTCATTAGCGGACTTCTAATCTTGCAAAATGTAGTTGGTATAGGAGTTGCTCTTGGACTAGGAGAAAACCCTCTCATCGGACTTCTTAGCGGATCTGTTACTATGAGCGGAGGTCATGGTACAGGGGGAGCCTGGGCAAATGAGTTTATAAAAGCACCATATAATTTTAGCGCTGCTTACGAAGTAGCTATGGCTAGTGCGACATTTGGTCTCATTGCAGGTGGTATTATAGGCGGACCTGTTGCAAAGTATCTTATACAAAAAAATAACTTACAAACCCCAAATATCCATGAAGAAAGCAACACCACGCCTATACTAAACTTCGAATCCCCGCAAAAAACAAAGCTCATCACTCAAGAGTCATTCATTCGCTCTTTAGCTCTCATTGCACTTTGTCTTTACATAGGAAATTTCGTCGCAGAACATATAAAATCGCTAAATATCGGTTTTACGCTTCCTACATTTGTATATTGTCTATTTACCGGCGTCATTCTTAGAAATTTGATTCAAGCTCTAAAGATCCACGAAGTCTTTGATAGGGAAATTTCAGTTATCGGAAATGTTAGTTTATCTCTTTTCTTGGCTTTTGCTTTGATGACTATAAACCTTTGGCAGCTAGTATCTTTAGCGCTTCCTATACTAACTATACTTGTAGCACAAGTCGCCTTGATGGTAGCCTACGCGGTATTTATTACATTTAGAGTATGCGGAAAAGATTACGACGCTGCTGTTTTGGCTGCTGGACACTGTGGATTTGGACTAGGAGCGACACCAACTGCAATGGTAAATATGCAAACAGTCACAAATAACTATGGCATGAGCCATATGGCATTTATCATAGTTCCACTTTGTGGAGCGTTTTTCATAGATCTAGTAAATGCTTTAGTGATAAATGGATTTCTTGGCTTTTTAGGCTGA
- a CDS encoding TlpA family protein disulfide reductase, with protein sequence MKNLIFSLIFAFILIGCGDGSRHHMTLNDKNGFDTTYDTAKKELKIIGWDKPYMLFFFSTMCGACDSQVPIINELIKEYDGKIKVYGVMGDTTGYDSDIFTLKEKGVSFMSTSAPKSVSYLSNVVGGVMGTPVTYIFDKNGKKVKQFLGLYPKSAFENELKLLLD encoded by the coding sequence ATGAAGAATTTGATATTTTCGCTTATATTTGCATTTATTTTGATAGGTTGTGGCGATGGCTCAAGACATCATATGACTTTAAATGATAAAAATGGCTTTGATACTACATATGATACTGCTAAAAAAGAGCTAAAAATAATAGGCTGGGATAAGCCATATATGTTATTTTTCTTTTCTACTATGTGTGGGGCTTGTGATAGTCAAGTGCCTATCATAAATGAGCTCATTAAAGAGTATGACGGAAAGATAAAAGTATATGGTGTGATGGGCGATACGACCGGATATGATAGCGATATATTTACGCTAAAAGAAAAAGGCGTCTCTTTTATGAGTACTTCAGCCCCTAAATCAGTTAGCTATTTATCTAACGTAGTAGGCGGGGTTATGGGGACTCCAGTCACTTATATATTTGATAAAAATGGAAAAAAGGTAAAGCAGTTTTTGGGGCTTTATCCAAAATCAGCTTTTGAAAATGAGCTAAAGCTTCTTTTGGACTAA
- a CDS encoding carbon-nitrogen hydrolase, translating into MKVALIAHKFYGSKEETIRQSTKRIEEAAQNGANLVVLQELHQGSYFCQDENVAVFDEACDFESDVAYWAEVAREFKVVLVTSLFERRSAGLYHNTAVVFDSDGKEAGKYRKMHIPDDPNFYEKFYFTPGDLGFEPIDTSVGRLGVLVCWDQWYPEAARLMALKGAQILIYPTAIGWFDGDEEDEKSRQLEAWVAVQRGHAVANGLPVVTVNRVGFENAPDAKSGIRFWGNSFVFGSQGEELFRSNDSDEIVSIVDIDLKRCEQVRRWWPFLRDRRIDAYGGLLKRFID; encoded by the coding sequence ATGAAAGTAGCACTTATCGCACATAAATTTTATGGTAGCAAAGAAGAGACCATAAGACAGAGCACAAAACGCATTGAAGAAGCAGCACAAAATGGTGCAAATTTGGTAGTTTTACAAGAGCTTCATCAAGGAAGTTATTTTTGTCAAGATGAAAATGTCGCAGTTTTTGATGAAGCATGCGACTTTGAAAGCGATGTTGCTTACTGGGCAGAAGTAGCGCGTGAGTTTAAAGTGGTTTTGGTAACTTCGCTATTTGAAAGACGCTCAGCCGGACTTTATCATAATACTGCAGTTGTTTTTGATAGTGATGGAAAAGAAGCTGGAAAGTATCGTAAAATGCATATTCCTGATGATCCAAACTTTTATGAAAAGTTTTATTTTACGCCAGGCGATCTAGGTTTTGAGCCTATAGATACTAGCGTTGGAAGGCTTGGAGTGTTGGTATGTTGGGATCAGTGGTATCCAGAAGCTGCACGTCTTATGGCTCTAAAGGGTGCTCAGATCCTTATTTATCCTACTGCGATCGGTTGGTTTGATGGTGATGAAGAAGACGAAAAATCACGCCAACTTGAGGCTTGGGTGGCAGTCCAAAGAGGACATGCAGTAGCAAATGGACTTCCTGTCGTAACGGTAAATAGAGTAGGCTTTGAAAATGCTCCAGATGCTAAGAGCGGTATAAGATTTTGGGGAAATAGTTTTGTTTTTGGATCTCAAGGCGAAGAGCTTTTTAGATCTAATGACTCTGATGAGATTGTCTCTATAGTAGATATCGATCTTAAAAGATGCGAGCAAGTTCGTAGATGGTGGCCGTTTCTTAGAGATAGACGCATCGATGCTTATGGCGGGCTTTTAAAAAGGTTTATTGACTAG
- a CDS encoding cation diffusion facilitator family transporter, producing the protein MSAPVVAGAVAIILAIVKFIVGITSGSLAVLSSAIDSMLDCLVSALNYFALKKSNANPNDKFNFGYGKVEALVALFEGAFIIGIAIFICYSSIQKLLNGTKSVETTSAMLVMVISMVFTGLLVLYLRGVYKKTGNLIIKADALHYKTDLLTNLAIFIALFVIWITGYDAVDAIFGIVVSIYIAFSAFGLVKDGVYILLDGALPSDVVCAIIDILNSKEDVKSYHYLKTRKSGEKSFFSVHLVFDPNISLSKAHKVADDIESDIKSKFNTQKWVFDTHFDIEDDRDKEEI; encoded by the coding sequence ATGAGTGCGCCTGTCGTTGCTGGTGCTGTTGCTATCATCTTAGCAATAGTTAAATTTATAGTAGGTATAACAAGTGGCTCTTTGGCTGTTCTTAGCTCTGCGATCGACTCTATGCTTGATTGCCTTGTATCGGCTTTAAACTATTTTGCTTTAAAAAAGTCAAATGCAAACCCAAATGATAAGTTTAACTTTGGCTATGGCAAAGTAGAAGCTTTAGTCGCTCTGTTTGAGGGTGCTTTTATCATCGGCATAGCTATTTTTATATGTTATTCTAGCATACAAAAGTTGCTAAATGGTACAAAAAGCGTAGAAACTACGAGCGCTATGCTAGTTATGGTTATATCTATGGTATTTACAGGGCTTTTGGTTTTATATCTTAGAGGGGTTTATAAAAAAACAGGAAATCTTATTATAAAAGCCGATGCTTTACACTATAAAACTGATTTGCTTACGAATTTAGCTATCTTCATAGCTTTATTTGTGATATGGATCACAGGATATGACGCTGTTGATGCGATCTTTGGTATAGTAGTTAGTATCTATATCGCATTTAGTGCATTTGGACTTGTAAAAGATGGGGTTTATATACTTTTAGACGGAGCGTTGCCTAGTGATGTTGTGTGTGCTATAATAGATATTTTAAATTCAAAAGAAGATGTTAAGAGTTATCACTATCTAAAAACTAGAAAAAGTGGCGAGAAGAGTTTTTTTAGCGTTCATTTGGTTTTTGATCCAAATATATCATTATCCAAAGCTCACAAAGTTGCAGATGATATAGAAAGTGATATAAAGAGTAAATTTAATACACAAAAATGGGTGTTTGATACGCATTTTGACATTGAAGACGACAGAGATAAGGAGGAGATATGA
- a CDS encoding ABC transporter ATP-binding protein encodes MEVLSLNKISKHFGDVKAIDNISFSVQKGEWISIMGPSGSGKSTLVNILSLMDSPTSGEYRLCNSDINSLSQEQILEFRRKKIGLVFQQFHLVPYLNALENVMISQFYHSCVDKDSAKDALDKVGLAHRISHKPSELSGGEQQRVCIARALINNPDIIIADEPTGNLDEANEKIILQAFQKLKSEGKTLLLITHNEELGRYADKVVYLRHGKLERIENLR; translated from the coding sequence ATGGAAGTTTTAAGCTTAAATAAAATATCTAAACATTTTGGTGATGTAAAAGCGATCGACAATATAAGTTTTAGCGTACAAAAAGGTGAATGGATAAGTATAATGGGACCTAGCGGAAGCGGAAAAAGTACTTTGGTAAATATCCTAAGCCTTATGGATAGTCCAACAAGCGGAGAGTATAGGCTTTGCAATAGCGATATAAACTCTTTAAGCCAAGAACAAATTCTAGAGTTTAGACGCAAAAAGATAGGATTAGTATTTCAGCAATTTCACTTAGTACCATACTTAAACGCTTTAGAAAACGTGATGATAAGCCAGTTTTATCATAGCTGTGTAGATAAAGATAGTGCTAAAGACGCTCTTGATAAAGTAGGGCTTGCTCATAGGATAAGTCACAAGCCAAGTGAGCTTAGTGGCGGTGAGCAGCAACGTGTTTGTATCGCAAGAGCTCTCATAAATAACCCAGATATTATAATAGCTGATGAGCCAACTGGAAATTTAGACGAAGCAAACGAAAAAATAATTTTACAAGCTTTTCAAAAACTAAAAAGCGAGGGTAAAACTCTACTTCTCATCACTCATAATGAGGAGCTTGGCAGATACGCAGATAAAGTAGTCTATCTAAGGCATGGAAAACTTGAAAGAATAGAGAATTTACGATGA